In Citrus sinensis cultivar Valencia sweet orange chromosome 2, DVS_A1.0, whole genome shotgun sequence, a single genomic region encodes these proteins:
- the LOC102627331 gene encoding ubiquitin-conjugating enzyme E2 20, whose amino-acid sequence MATVNGYQGNTPVAASTTATAPKQPVNTLKTVDTQSVLKRLQSELMALMMSGDSGISAFPEEDNIFCWKGTIQGSKDTVFEGTEYRLSLSFPNDYPFKPPKVKFETGCFHPNVDIYGNICLDILQDKWSSAYDVRTILLSIQSLLGEPNISSPLNSQAAQLWSNQEEYRKMVEKLYKPPSA is encoded by the exons ATGGCTACAGTTAACGGTTACCAAGGCAATACTCCGGTGGCCGCTTCGACAACGGCAACAGCACCGAAACAGCCCGTCAACACTTTAAAGACTGTGGATACGCAATCTGTGCTTAAAAG GCTGCAATCTGAATTGATGGCCTTAATG ATGAGTGGGGATTCTGGGATATCTGCATTCCCGGAGGAGGATAACATATTCTGCTGGAAAGGTACGATCCAGGGCAGCAAAGACACTGTTTTCGAAGGAACTGAATACAGGCTTTCCCTTTCATTTCCCAATGATTACCCCTTCAAGCCTCCTAAAGTGAAGTTCGAAACCGGCTGCTTCCACCCCAATGTTGATATCTACGGCAATATTTGCTTGGACATTCTCCAG GATAAATGGTCATCAGCTTATGATGTGAGAACCATTCTGCTATCGATCCAGTCTCTGCTTGGAG AACCaaacattagctctcctctaAACAGCCAGGCAGCACAACTTTGGAGCAATCAAGAAG AATATAGGAAGATGGTTGAGAAGCTGTACAAGCCTCCAAGTGCATAA